GGCTGCCGGAGCGTGTATAGTTGACCAGAATGGAGTCTAGCTGAGCCTTTGAGATATACACGTCATGATCCTCTGCAAGACGCACCTCAGACTGAAAAAGAATCCAATAACACATACTGCGAATTGTGAAGTATTATGGGAAAGTGGTAAATTAAAACACAAGATAAATTCAGTTTTTAGATGGAAAAAGAGAGGACACACAACCTGATCTACAGAAGTCATTGTCATGAGTACTGGCCTAATGTGGGTGTcattgtaaaataaagtatgagGATGATCGTGCAAAACTTAGTATCTCATACCTTCCCAAAATTATGATTTGAGATCCAAAAAGGTCAGGGGACACAAAGGTCCTCCTTAGCAACAAAGCATGTCACTTGGCAACGGCTTTTAATATATGCACATGAActtaatgtattttaaatttcttaaatGGAGACAAACATGGTAGAGAGAGATGCTAAAGAGATCTATCTCCATTAAAAGAAAATCTGGAAGAAATTGAAGGCAGCATTATGTAGTTGGATGAATTCATGTGTATTTCCACCCCACAATTCTATGATTTTTAAgttaaaatacacaaatactGTTTCTTTGGGAGTGCAGTACACTCAAATTGTAAATTAGAGCTACCAATTAAGCACAGAAAAAACGCATTCATGTACACTAACATGCAGATTACCTCTAACAACTGAGGTTCCCTTAGCTGGTTCAGGAGAGGGTTGTGTCTGCTGTTGACAGTTACTGGATTTTTCTGATGTGGCAGCACAGAAACCTCAGAGGAGACGGGATGACTGTTGGGTGTAGACGAGCCTCGCTCTTTCTCACATTCCTCCCTCTTTCCAGATTCTGCAGGTGCAGCTAGAAGTGGTGGTGACGCCTCCAGAGGGCCAAGAGCAGCTTTCCTAGCGCTAGACACAGTCAATGGTGCCACCTTATAGATCAACCTCCTCTTGCGGGGCCGACAGCGAGGAGTGGGGCCTGGACCGAGACGAGGTTGGCATGGTGACGCTGCCTCTTCTTGTCTTTCCAAGGATGCTAGGAAAAAAGACGATAACACATTATAATttgtctttctcactttctcacagtgtgtgagtgtttgtgttcatCCACTGACCTTTTTGAGTCTGCATCAGCCTCCTCATAGCACGCAGCTCCTGCAAAATAGCCTGCAAGGTGCCCTTACAGTTACACATACAGCAGGGGGCTTCTGGCGCAGCAGGAGGGACTACATCTGCTGGAGAGACAGTGTTGTGTTGGTAAGTCACTGACAACaaagagtgtatatgtgtgtgcatgtgtgtttgactgTCTAAGTGTGTGCCTTACACACAAATACCTCTATATATGTTTTTACCTCTACAACAAAAAGCTTGTCTGGTGTTCAGCACAAGACACTTTCTCCTCTCTGTTCTATCAGCATCATTTTTCTTGAAGAAATTAAAGTTGTTTTTCTCCTCGTCAAACCTGCTTTGGCACCCTACCGTTAGCATCATTCACTTTGATCAGATCCTTGGTATTGTTGAGCATCCTCAGGGCTTTGGAGCGGGTGCTGTACTGGCCACAGCCTGGACCGTTGGGGATGGGGGTGGATATGGATGATGGTGAAGGTCCCGGGTCCCCTGCAGAGTTCCAGCTGTTGctctggtgatcctctgacaCCAGAGATGACAGTGCAGGCTGATGTACCCAGGT
The nucleotide sequence above comes from Sebastes fasciatus isolate fSebFas1 chromosome 4, fSebFas1.pri, whole genome shotgun sequence. Encoded proteins:
- the bend7 gene encoding BEN domain-containing protein 7, yielding MEFSERKRRRKSQSFKLVTDEDEDSAASYMMNSNCKDVNGEPKDAALPDVWLRDEGVEIKRQITGMMRLLSDKTGRVYQRVVTEQDSLTKEPQDRHLTWVHQPALSSLVSEDHQSNSWNSAGDPGPSPSSISTPIPNGPGCGQYSTRSKALRMLNNTKDLIKVNDANADVVPPAAPEAPCCMCNCKGTLQAILQELRAMRRLMQTQKASLERQEEAASPCQPRLGPGPTPRCRPRKRRLIYKVAPLTVSSARKAALGPLEASPPLLAAPAESGKREECEKERGSSTPNSHPVSSEVSVLPHQKNPVTVNSRHNPLLNQLREPQLLESEVRLAEDHDVYISKAQLDSILVNYTRSGSLLFRKLVCAFFDDTILANSLPNGKRKRGLNDNRKGLDQNIVGAIKVFTEKYCTEHRIEKLPGPRDWVQILQDQIKLARRRLKRDAAEVEEVLNGPSTSCDYNKPTSVEGTVVNMTG